In Uranotaenia lowii strain MFRU-FL chromosome 2, ASM2978415v1, whole genome shotgun sequence, one genomic interval encodes:
- the LOC129746863 gene encoding nucleoside diphosphate kinase 7 isoform X1 encodes MEMQNNGLCVRKMNMYKPHEQYQGHLKSICYERPELSQMSENMPPHTFLAVELYGNNSHAQFKKLCEEEHDKSFRIRFGGNIYYSNNSSNSNVESQFVFQDNRVKLFLCSSALFKNSTLCIIKPHALREGNMGKIISQIQANGFIVSALKMFHFARSNCEEFLDVYKGVVPEYESMVMQMISGDCVGLEIVNKYDDGISTYQSFRNFCGPVCPEIASITKPHTLRAQFGINKVMNAVYCTDLEEDTKLELEYVFKFLE; translated from the exons ATGGAAATGCAGAACAATGGATTGTGTGTAAGAAAAATGAACATGTACAAGCCCCACGAGCAATATCAAGGACATCTGAAATCCATTTGCTATGAAAGACCTGAACTAAGTCAAATGTCAGAAAACATGCCACCTCATACGTTTTTAGCTGTCGAACTCTACGGGAATAATTCACATGCTCAGTTTAAGAAACTTTGTGAAGAGGAACACGACAAGTCTTTCAGAATACGTTTTGGCGGTAACATTTACTATTCTAACAACTCATCAAATTCCAATGTC GAATCGCAATTTGTTTTTCAGGACAATAGGGTGAAGCTATTTTTATGTTCCTCGgcacttttcaaaaatagtaCTTTATGCATTATAAAACCACACGCTTTACGTGAAGGGAATATGGGGAAAATAATATCTCAAATCCAAGCGAATGGGTTTATCGTTTCGGCCctgaaaatgtttcatttcgCCCGATCAAACTGCGAAGAGTTTCTCGATGTTTATAAAGGCGTGGTTCCCGAATACGAA TCAATGGTCATGCAAATGATAAGTGGAGATTGTGTTGGTCTTGAAATAGTTAATAAGTACGATGATGGAATCAGTACTTATcaaagttttcgaaatttttgtggACCCGTTTGTCCG GAAATAGCGTCTATAACAAAACCCCATACTTTGAGAGCACAATTTGGAATTAACAAAGTTATGAATGCAGTTTACTGTACAGATTTGGAAGAAGATACAAAATTGGAACTAGaatatgtattcaaatttttagaatga
- the LOC129746863 gene encoding nucleoside diphosphate kinase 7 isoform X2 yields MEMQNNGLCVRKMNMYKPHEQYQGHLKSICYERPELSQMSENMPPHTFLAVELYGNNSHAQFKKLCEEEHDKSFRIRFGGNIYYSNNSSNSNVESQFVFQDNRVKLFLCSSALFKNSTLCIIKPHALREGNMGKIISQIQANGFIVSALKMFHFARSNCEEFLDVYKGVVPEYESMVMQMISGDCVGLEIVNKYDDGISTYQSFRNFCGPVCPSFWIFSRK; encoded by the exons ATGGAAATGCAGAACAATGGATTGTGTGTAAGAAAAATGAACATGTACAAGCCCCACGAGCAATATCAAGGACATCTGAAATCCATTTGCTATGAAAGACCTGAACTAAGTCAAATGTCAGAAAACATGCCACCTCATACGTTTTTAGCTGTCGAACTCTACGGGAATAATTCACATGCTCAGTTTAAGAAACTTTGTGAAGAGGAACACGACAAGTCTTTCAGAATACGTTTTGGCGGTAACATTTACTATTCTAACAACTCATCAAATTCCAATGTC GAATCGCAATTTGTTTTTCAGGACAATAGGGTGAAGCTATTTTTATGTTCCTCGgcacttttcaaaaatagtaCTTTATGCATTATAAAACCACACGCTTTACGTGAAGGGAATATGGGGAAAATAATATCTCAAATCCAAGCGAATGGGTTTATCGTTTCGGCCctgaaaatgtttcatttcgCCCGATCAAACTGCGAAGAGTTTCTCGATGTTTATAAAGGCGTGGTTCCCGAATACGAA TCAATGGTCATGCAAATGATAAGTGGAGATTGTGTTGGTCTTGAAATAGTTAATAAGTACGATGATGGAATCAGTACTTATcaaagttttcgaaatttttgtggACCCGTTTGTCCG TCGTTTTGGATATTTTCTAGGAAATAG